Within the bacterium genome, the region CGCCTACATTGACGGCCAACACGGCAAGCACGCCGCCGCCGAGAACCAGCACGGTCGCCGCCGCCGCGACGTAAAGCGTCTGCACCGCGGACTGGATGATGTTGAGGCGCTTCTGACGATAGGTCGATACGAAAAAGCGGATCAGGAGGTTTTGCAGCGACGTGGTGACGACCAGAAGCGCGGCGACCTGAAAGAGCGACGCGCGGCCGGCGCCGCCCGCGCCCTCCTTCGCCAGGAACGGCGCGAAAACGAATAGCGCCGCCGCGCCGATGAGCCCCAACGCGACGCGCATCGCGATCATGCGCCGCATGAATCGGATCTCGTCGCCGCCGGACTCGCGCACGCGCGGCAGGAATTTCAGGACCGCATTGCCAAGGCCGAGGCTGGCGAAGGTGACAAACGTCGCCTGCGCGTTCAGCACCGACGCGAGCACGCCGTATTCGCCGGCGCCGAGCAGGCGGAAGAGCAGGATGCTCTCCACGTATTTCGCGGCGGTGAAGTAGAGCTTGCCGGCGAGATTCCACGCCATCGCGCCGGCGGCTTTTTCCCCTAGCGATTTCAAGCGGGCATCCCGGCGGCTCGCGCGCGACGCCGGCCGTCAGCGCCCGGGCGCGGTGATGAGCGCCTCGACGTGCGTGTCGCGGCGCAGATAACGGCGCGCGGCGGCCCGCACCGCGCGCGCGGTGACGCGTTCGATATCGCGCGCGGCCCAAAACGGCGCGCGATAGCCGAGCCCGAGCAATTCGTCGAGCGCCATCGCCTGCGACACGGAACCCAGATGCGCAAGCT harbors:
- a CDS encoding oligosaccharide flippase family protein; the protein is MKSLGEKAAGAMAWNLAGKLYFTAAKYVESILLFRLLGAGEYGVLASVLNAQATFVTFASLGLGNAVLKFLPRVRESGGDEIRFMRRMIAMRVALGLIGAAALFVFAPFLAKEGAGGAGRASLFQVAALLVVTTSLQNLLIRFFVSTYRQKRLNIIQSAVQTLYVAAAATVLVLGGGVLAVLAVNVG